The following are encoded in a window of Sminthopsis crassicaudata isolate SCR6 chromosome 5, ASM4859323v1, whole genome shotgun sequence genomic DNA:
- the PEX26 gene encoding peroxisome assembly protein 26, translated as MKNEASAAALGLRACAGPLRSSEPVGLQPAPSPLQGLLEEAADYLVVHRDFAACLETCQRGFESLGSGRQAEQCEHSKDLKCFLCVVGIQALAEMDRWREVLSWVLQYYPRPEHLPPKILELCILLYSKVKEPQAILEVASSWLREPANRDLPEYGAIFELHLFRVLLPLHCWTAAEDMTALCAEEEQRQAASQAISTARQQQEESLEKTQEPQRENQGGTFGRKLVALWKLLRWLLESVADHVLSLPLKKTFLIALILCLLMVRFDPACPSSLPFFYKLAHIFYRIRGTIFSPCYLSSNS; from the exons ATGAAAAACGAGGCTTCCGCGGCGGCCCTGGGGCTCAGGGCTTGCGCGGGGCCGCTCCGAAGCAGCGAGCCCGTGGGGCTGCAGCCAGCCCCTTCCCCGCTCCAGGGCCTGCTGGAGGAGGCCGCCGACTACTTAGTGGTGCACCGGGACTTCGCGGCGTGCCTGGAGACGTGCCAGAGGGGCTTCGAGAGCCTGGGCTCCGGCCGGCAGGCGGAGCAGTGCGAGCACAG CAAGGACTTGAAGTGCTTCCTGTGTGTGGTGGGGATCCAGGCCCTAGCAGAGATGGATCGATGGCGAGAAGTTCTCTCTTGGGTTCTGCAGTATTATCCGCGCCCAGAACATCTGCCCCCCAAAATTCTGGAATTGTG tattcttttgtacagcaaagtaaAGGAGCCCCAGGCGATCCTGGAGGTGGCCAGCAGTTGGTTGAGAGAGCCAGCCAATCGAGACCTACCAGAATAtggggccatatttgaactgCATCTTTTTCGTGTGCTGTTGCCCCTGCACTGTTGGACAGCTGCAGAGGACATGACTGCGCTCTGTGCCGAGGAGGAGCAGCGACAGGCCGCTTCTCAAGCCATCTCCACAGCAAGGCAGCAGCAAGAGGAGAGCCTCGAGAAAACCCAGGAACCACAAAGGGAGAACCAGGGAG GCACCTTTGGCCGAAAGCTGGTGGCTCTGTGGAAGTTACTACGCTGGTTGCTAGAATCTGTGGCGGACCATGTTCTTTCTCTGCCCTTAAAGAAGACCTTCTTGATTGCTTTGATCCTGTGCCTCTTGATGGTGAGATTTGATCCAG CTTGTCCTTCTTCACTGCCTTTCTTCTACAAGTTGGCTCACATCTTCTATCGCATTCGAGGGACCATCTTTTCTCCATGCTACCTGTCATCTAATTCGTGA